The following proteins are co-located in the Candidatus Dormiibacterota bacterium genome:
- a CDS encoding Sua5/YciO/YrdC/YwlC family protein, producing the protein MRILDARRERAEDVVEEGARVVFAGGTVVYSDETGYRFGCDLQREDAVKAVCAYACEQEGGRMELCVGSTAELLEYAPNDALAALAVKHARTGPLSVLLKRPSFFSASGLAERERVAFFVPQEPLAQALLERCGPLLTCGTAYAGDGSAGLPSGADLLLERGEVAPRLEVCVIDPTRIVSEP; encoded by the coding sequence TTGAGGATTCTCGACGCGCGGCGCGAGCGGGCCGAAGACGTCGTCGAGGAGGGAGCGCGCGTCGTCTTCGCCGGGGGTACCGTTGTGTATTCGGATGAAACGGGCTATCGCTTCGGCTGCGATTTACAGCGCGAAGACGCCGTAAAGGCGGTGTGCGCGTATGCCTGCGAGCAGGAGGGTGGACGCATGGAACTCTGCGTCGGTAGCACTGCCGAGCTGCTCGAGTACGCTCCTAACGACGCGCTCGCCGCGCTCGCCGTGAAACACGCGCGAACGGGCCCGCTTTCCGTGCTGCTGAAACGCCCGTCCTTTTTCTCGGCATCCGGGCTAGCCGAGCGCGAGCGCGTTGCGTTTTTCGTGCCGCAGGAGCCACTCGCGCAGGCGCTCCTCGAACGTTGCGGCCCACTGCTTACGTGCGGCACTGCGTACGCTGGGGATGGATCCGCGGGGCTACCGTCAGGCGCCGATCTTCTCCTCGAGCGCGGAGAAGTCGCGCCGCGGCTCGAAGTCTGCGTCATCGACCCCACGAGGATTGTATCCGAACCATGA
- a CDS encoding ATP synthase F0 subunit B: MSFLSVDGTLVVQLVNFAIFFAILNVVFLRPVAAAIRKRRAYINGLVEDYDRYQAEATQLRQSAESVRAAARREAAHRIAAARAQGTNEAAEIAARCTRQAQEIVEEATRAVAAELDAARAGEERAVSGLAQAMVERVMAESA; this comes from the coding sequence ATGTCGTTCCTTTCGGTCGACGGAACGCTGGTCGTCCAGCTCGTCAACTTCGCGATTTTCTTCGCGATCTTGAACGTCGTCTTCTTGCGTCCCGTCGCCGCAGCGATACGCAAGCGACGGGCGTACATCAACGGCCTCGTCGAGGACTACGACCGCTATCAAGCCGAGGCGACGCAGCTGCGGCAGAGCGCGGAGAGCGTACGTGCGGCGGCGCGACGCGAAGCCGCGCACCGGATCGCCGCGGCGCGTGCCCAAGGCACGAACGAGGCCGCGGAGATCGCCGCGCGGTGCACGCGCCAGGCCCAGGAGATCGTCGAGGAAGCGACGCGCGCCGTAGCAGCGGAGCTGGACGCCGCCCGCGCGGGTGAAGAGCGTGCCGTCAGCGGTCTAGCGCAGGCGATGGTCGAGCGCGTCATGGCGGAGAGCGCCTGA
- the atpH gene encoding ATP synthase F1 subunit delta translates to MINRTLARRYASAVYALASEAGAVDRIGADLDRIVAAIEAGEESRRFFLAPIISRYEKERVLAKVFEGRVDDVALHTLLLLVRKHREALLRAVLEEYRLLEMRARGVATLRITSARPLQAEAVAAFVGRIERVYETRFEPQLVVDPQLIGGVRVTTGDRRIDGTIARRLDELARTLAATT, encoded by the coding sequence ATGATAAACCGTACGCTTGCCAGACGCTATGCATCTGCGGTCTATGCGCTCGCCTCGGAGGCGGGTGCCGTCGACCGCATCGGTGCCGACCTCGATCGCATCGTCGCCGCCATCGAGGCGGGCGAGGAGTCCCGCCGATTCTTCCTCGCTCCCATCATCAGCCGCTATGAGAAGGAGCGCGTGCTGGCGAAGGTCTTTGAAGGCAGAGTGGACGACGTTGCGTTGCACACGCTGCTCTTGCTCGTGCGCAAGCATCGCGAGGCGCTGCTGCGGGCCGTGCTGGAAGAGTATCGTTTGCTTGAAATGCGTGCACGAGGCGTTGCGACCCTGAGGATCACCTCGGCGCGGCCGCTCCAGGCTGAGGCGGTCGCCGCCTTCGTTGGGCGTATCGAGCGCGTGTACGAGACGCGCTTCGAGCCGCAGCTCGTGGTCGACCCGCAGCTCATCGGGGGCGTCCGCGTGACGACGGGAGACCGCCGCATCGACGGCACCATCGCGCGCCGGCTCGACGAGCTGGCGCGAACGCTCGCGGCAACGACATGA
- the atpC gene encoding ATP synthase F1 subunit epsilon: MATVPFKLIAPGEIVFEGDAELVIVVTTEGEEGILPRHAPLLAALRPGLLRANVVREGASERLERATGSGFIQALPDRVTVLVDEALRFEDVDVARTRQELAQAQAAHDRAAEEFARAKLRLTGHET, encoded by the coding sequence GTGGCAACCGTCCCGTTCAAGCTGATCGCGCCCGGAGAGATCGTCTTCGAAGGCGATGCCGAGCTGGTCATCGTGGTCACGACCGAGGGTGAGGAGGGTATCCTGCCCCGTCACGCTCCGCTATTGGCCGCGCTGCGGCCGGGCTTGCTGCGAGCAAACGTCGTGCGCGAGGGTGCGAGCGAGCGCCTCGAGCGCGCGACCGGATCCGGCTTCATCCAGGCCTTGCCCGACCGCGTGACCGTGCTCGTCGACGAGGCGCTGCGATTCGAGGACGTCGACGTGGCAAGAACGCGCCAAGAGCTCGCTCAAGCCCAAGCCGCGCACGATCGCGCCGCAGAGGAGTTCGCGCGGGCAAAGCTCCGACTCACGGGGCACGAGACGTAA
- a CDS encoding replication-associated recombination protein A → MRPQQLEEFVGQEELVGPGRPLRRAIERDAVPSMILWGPPGTGKTTLAEIVARATEAEFTHLSAVSAGVADLRRVVAQAQARKRLGRRSLLFVDEIHRFNKAQQDAILPYVEDGTVTLVGATTENPSFEVNSALLSRARVFVLKPLSDDDVATIVDRALHDRERGLGGLEVRLDDEARVALVGLANGDARAALNALEFAAAAAQPQAGVRAIDRAQVLDAMQRRASVYDKGGDAHYDTVSAFIKSIRGSDPNAAVYWLARMIEGGEDPLFIARRLVILASEDVGLADSAGLRVAVAAQQAVHFVGLPEGFYALAHATLYLAIAPKSNAVGRAYFAAMEDVQATRNEPVPLHLRNAPTGLMRDLGYGRDYHYTHDDYDVAQVFLPENLIGRTYYEPAKKRRPD, encoded by the coding sequence ATGCGCCCGCAGCAGCTCGAGGAGTTCGTCGGCCAGGAAGAGCTCGTCGGTCCGGGGCGGCCGCTACGGCGCGCGATCGAGCGCGATGCCGTCCCCTCCATGATTCTCTGGGGCCCGCCGGGAACCGGGAAGACCACGCTTGCCGAGATCGTCGCCCGTGCGACGGAAGCGGAGTTCACGCACCTCTCGGCAGTGAGCGCCGGCGTTGCCGACTTGCGTCGCGTCGTCGCGCAGGCGCAGGCGCGCAAGCGCCTGGGAAGGCGCAGCCTCCTGTTCGTCGACGAGATCCATCGTTTCAACAAGGCGCAGCAAGATGCGATTCTGCCGTACGTGGAGGACGGAACCGTGACGCTCGTCGGCGCCACGACCGAAAACCCGTCGTTCGAGGTGAACTCGGCGCTGCTCTCCCGCGCGCGGGTCTTCGTGCTGAAGCCGCTCTCGGACGACGACGTCGCAACGATCGTCGATCGCGCCCTGCACGATCGCGAGCGCGGGCTTGGTGGGTTGGAGGTGCGTCTCGACGATGAGGCCCGCGTGGCGCTCGTCGGGCTCGCGAACGGCGATGCCCGCGCGGCGCTCAACGCACTCGAGTTCGCAGCAGCAGCGGCACAACCGCAAGCCGGCGTGCGCGCCATCGACCGAGCGCAAGTCCTCGATGCGATGCAGCGGAGGGCGTCAGTCTACGACAAGGGCGGCGACGCGCATTACGACACGGTCTCCGCCTTCATCAAGTCTATTCGCGGCAGCGATCCGAACGCGGCGGTCTATTGGCTGGCGCGCATGATCGAAGGCGGCGAAGACCCCCTCTTCATCGCACGCAGGCTCGTGATCCTCGCGTCGGAAGATGTCGGACTCGCCGACTCAGCGGGTCTTCGTGTGGCTGTCGCCGCGCAACAAGCGGTGCACTTCGTCGGGTTGCCGGAGGGTTTCTACGCGTTGGCGCACGCGACGCTCTATCTGGCGATCGCACCGAAGAGCAATGCCGTTGGCAGAGCGTACTTCGCCGCAATGGAGGACGTGCAGGCAACGCGCAACGAACCGGTGCCGCTGCATCTACGCAACGCGCCGACGGGGCTCATGCGCGATCTCGGCTACGGACGCGACTACCATTACACCCACGACGATTACGACGTCGCCCAAGTCTTTCTCCCGGAGAACCTCATCGGCCGTACGTACTACGAGCCGGCAAAAAAGAGGCGGCCCGATTGA
- a CDS encoding rod shape-determining protein produces MDIGIDLGTANVLVHVRGKGIVLREPSVVAKDMNTGRVLAIGEEARQMLGKTPAHIQAIRPLRDGVIADFEVTEAMLAYFIKKVTKDRTWWSSLVKPKPHVTICVPAEITSVEERAVKDAAKLAGARSVEIVEEPMAAAIGAGLPIDGPCGSMVVDIGGGTTDVAVISLGGIVVSQSLRVAGNKMDDAIVRYIRRVYNLMIGDRTAEEIKIKIGSAYKLDQELAMEIRGRDLINGLPKTVKITSEEVREALSEPVGAIVEAVKSVLEKTPPELASDIIDRGVILTGGGALLRGLDKLLSEITGVPAIVADDPLSCVALGTGMRIHV; encoded by the coding sequence TTGGACATCGGAATTGACCTCGGGACGGCCAATGTGCTCGTTCACGTTCGCGGCAAGGGAATCGTCTTGCGCGAGCCGTCGGTCGTCGCGAAAGACATGAACACGGGCAGAGTGCTCGCCATCGGGGAAGAGGCTCGCCAGATGCTCGGCAAGACGCCGGCGCACATTCAAGCGATACGACCGTTGCGCGACGGCGTCATCGCCGATTTCGAAGTGACCGAGGCGATGCTTGCCTATTTCATCAAAAAGGTGACGAAGGACCGCACCTGGTGGTCGTCGCTCGTGAAGCCGAAGCCGCACGTCACGATCTGCGTTCCCGCGGAGATCACGAGCGTCGAAGAGCGCGCGGTGAAAGACGCCGCGAAGCTTGCAGGCGCGCGCAGCGTGGAAATCGTTGAAGAGCCGATGGCCGCCGCGATCGGCGCCGGGTTGCCCATCGACGGGCCTTGCGGCAGCATGGTCGTCGACATCGGCGGAGGAACGACCGACGTCGCCGTGATCTCGCTCGGCGGGATCGTCGTCTCTCAATCGTTGCGCGTCGCTGGGAATAAGATGGACGATGCGATCGTTCGGTACATTCGGCGGGTGTACAATCTCATGATCGGGGATCGAACCGCCGAAGAGATCAAGATCAAGATCGGCTCCGCGTACAAGCTCGATCAGGAGCTCGCGATGGAGATCCGCGGGCGCGACCTCATCAACGGCTTGCCCAAAACGGTGAAGATCACGAGCGAAGAGGTCAGGGAAGCCCTCTCGGAGCCGGTCGGCGCCATCGTGGAAGCGGTCAAGTCGGTTCTCGAGAAGACGCCGCCCGAGCTGGCCTCCGACATCATCGATCGCGGCGTCATCCTAACGGGAGGCGGCGCGCTGCTGCGCGGTTTGGACAAGCTGCTCTCCGAGATCACCGGGGTTCCGGCGATCGTTGCCGACGACCCCCTCTCGTGCGTTGCACTCGGCACCGGAATGCGCATCCACGTCTGA
- the murA gene encoding UDP-N-acetylglucosamine 1-carboxyvinyltransferase, whose amino-acid sequence MTTMLDRLETTLRIRGGARLEGSVPTHGAKNAALPIMAASLLAKSPVTLHRVPRITDVSVMWSLLEALGARIRHEGEHSLTIDASNVTTFRAPYTLVRKLAASFDVVGPLLGRFRRAEVPLPGGCVLGTRATDMHEQAFVALGCEVRNAHGYLIAHCKKKRLKGASVEFRMPSVGATKNAMLSAVLADGTTMLHNVAMEPEVVDLANFLVAMGANVAGAGTDTIVIDGVHELKGGEYEIIPDRIVAGTLLFAGAVTRGDVTVTQCRPQHLDAVVEKLAECGAEITTGDDWVRLRGDTIDAGTSIVTAPYPGFATDLQPQAVAFLCTVPGTSVVEESIFNARFSYVNELARMGADVKVSMESNAAVVKGVAQLSGAPVEAPDIRAGAGLVIAGLGAAGETEIIGLEYIDRGYERLTETLSELGAQVQRSSGVTQFVEPSTIFETSAYPRVNTATG is encoded by the coding sequence ATGACAACAATGCTCGACCGTTTAGAGACGACGCTGCGCATTCGCGGCGGCGCACGCTTGGAAGGATCGGTTCCCACGCACGGCGCCAAAAACGCCGCCCTACCGATCATGGCCGCGTCGTTATTAGCCAAGAGTCCCGTAACGCTGCATCGCGTCCCCCGCATCACCGACGTTTCCGTGATGTGGTCGCTGCTCGAAGCACTCGGCGCGCGCATACGCCATGAAGGCGAGCATTCGCTCACGATCGACGCGAGCAACGTCACGACATTCCGCGCTCCCTACACGCTCGTGCGCAAGCTGGCGGCATCGTTCGACGTCGTCGGTCCCCTCCTGGGCCGCTTCCGCCGCGCCGAAGTGCCCTTGCCCGGTGGCTGCGTCCTCGGCACGCGCGCGACCGACATGCACGAGCAAGCGTTCGTCGCGCTCGGATGCGAGGTGCGCAACGCGCACGGCTACTTGATCGCGCACTGCAAGAAGAAACGCCTAAAGGGAGCGTCGGTCGAGTTTCGCATGCCGAGCGTCGGCGCGACGAAGAATGCGATGCTGAGCGCGGTTCTCGCCGACGGCACGACCATGCTGCATAACGTTGCGATGGAGCCGGAAGTCGTCGATCTGGCAAACTTCCTGGTCGCGATGGGCGCCAACGTCGCCGGTGCCGGGACGGACACGATCGTCATCGACGGCGTTCACGAGCTCAAGGGCGGCGAATACGAAATCATTCCGGATCGCATCGTTGCGGGAACGCTGCTCTTCGCCGGAGCCGTGACGAGAGGGGACGTCACGGTGACGCAGTGCCGGCCGCAGCATCTCGATGCCGTCGTGGAGAAGCTCGCCGAGTGCGGTGCGGAGATCACGACCGGAGACGATTGGGTGCGTCTGCGGGGCGATACGATCGATGCGGGGACGAGCATCGTCACGGCTCCATACCCCGGGTTCGCGACTGACTTGCAGCCGCAGGCGGTGGCCTTCCTCTGCACCGTTCCGGGAACCAGCGTTGTCGAGGAATCGATCTTCAACGCGCGCTTCTCCTACGTCAACGAGCTTGCGCGCATGGGTGCCGACGTGAAGGTTTCGATGGAGAGCAACGCTGCGGTCGTCAAGGGCGTCGCACAACTCTCCGGCGCGCCGGTCGAAGCACCAGACATTCGCGCCGGTGCGGGCCTCGTCATCGCGGGTCTCGGTGCTGCGGGGGAAACGGAGATCATCGGCCTCGAGTACATCGACCGCGGGTACGAGCGGTTGACGGAGACGCTCTCCGAGCTCGGTGCGCAAGTGCAGCGTTCGAGCGGCGTCACGCAGTTCGTCGAGCCATCGACGATTTTCGAAACGAGCGCGTATCCACGCGTCAACACAGCAACCGGCTAA
- a CDS encoding LptA/OstA family protein yields MIRPLTAAIAGAIVAAAVAASPTPAPSAYSDSFAVGIWTVHTSSLDFNQKSGDFSVPTKLLMTRQGGDVEADRANGNYKTQIVTLYGDVTMHDQSGNFAGMASGSITHPSGPATLTADQIRIDGKTRVYVATGHVHYVQENTTVDAERGMLNDASHMLYLSGNARVAQGLRNVVADRIAYDTVTGNAHAEGNVTMQFPSEVQPHIATPKPIRIPGLHTPHP; encoded by the coding sequence ATGATCCGTCCGCTCACCGCGGCCATCGCCGGAGCGATCGTTGCCGCTGCCGTTGCTGCCTCCCCGACGCCCGCGCCGAGCGCGTACAGCGACTCTTTCGCCGTGGGCATTTGGACGGTGCACACGTCGTCGCTCGATTTCAACCAGAAGAGCGGTGACTTCAGCGTTCCGACCAAGCTCCTGATGACCCGGCAAGGGGGCGACGTCGAAGCCGATCGCGCGAACGGAAACTACAAGACGCAGATCGTCACGCTGTACGGTGACGTCACGATGCACGACCAAAGCGGCAACTTCGCCGGAATGGCGAGCGGCAGCATCACGCATCCGAGCGGCCCGGCGACGCTCACCGCCGATCAGATTCGCATCGACGGAAAGACGCGCGTCTACGTCGCCACGGGTCACGTGCACTACGTGCAGGAGAACACGACGGTCGATGCCGAGCGCGGAATGCTCAACGATGCGAGCCACATGCTGTATCTCTCCGGCAACGCTCGCGTCGCCCAAGGGTTGCGAAACGTCGTCGCGGATCGCATCGCATACGATACCGTCACCGGCAACGCGCACGCCGAAGGGAACGTTACGATGCAGTTCCCGAGCGAGGTGCAACCACACATCGCGACTCCCAAGCCGATACGAATACCGGGGCTGCACACGCCGCACCCGTGA
- the atpA gene encoding F0F1 ATP synthase subunit alpha — protein MINADEIAGLLKSQIAGFKGELEEDEVGTVIEVGANLARVYGLRGVRFSELVEFPNGLQGVALNLEEDNVGVVIMGPDAEVQEGDKVRRTGRIASVPVGEALLGRVVDPLGRPVDGKGTLDAARLRTVENTAPSVVQRRPVFQPLQTGIRAIDALVPIGKGQRELIIGDRSTGKTAIAIDTIINQRGGNVFCIYVAIGQKNSTVSALSQILEQKGAMEYTTIVTVSPADAAALRWIAPFAGCAMGEDLMYAGKDVLVIYDDLTKHAQAYREMSLLLRRPPGREAYPGDVFYLHSRLLERAAKLSDEMGGGSMTALPIIETQAGDFSAYIPTNVISITDGQIYLTPSLFFQGIRPAIDVGLSVSRVGGAAQTKAMKSVAGQLKLELAQYRDLAAFAKLASDLDKSTQMQLLRGEKLTELLKQPQYQPMPMEDQVILLYAGTKGFVNDVETSRLQNWAIGAIQFVHERYAAIPTDIAQSGQLADETKKRLDAALAEFNKAF, from the coding sequence ATGATCAACGCAGACGAAATCGCCGGACTGCTCAAGTCGCAGATCGCCGGCTTCAAAGGCGAGCTCGAAGAGGACGAGGTCGGTACGGTGATCGAGGTCGGCGCCAACCTCGCGCGCGTCTACGGGCTGCGCGGCGTACGGTTTTCGGAGCTCGTCGAGTTTCCGAACGGTCTGCAAGGCGTTGCCCTGAACCTCGAGGAGGACAACGTCGGCGTCGTCATCATGGGGCCGGATGCCGAGGTTCAGGAGGGCGACAAGGTGCGCAGGACGGGGCGCATCGCCTCCGTGCCGGTCGGCGAGGCCCTCCTGGGGCGCGTCGTCGATCCGCTCGGCCGGCCCGTCGACGGCAAAGGTACGCTCGACGCGGCGCGCCTGCGGACGGTCGAGAACACTGCGCCCAGCGTCGTGCAGCGCCGCCCCGTCTTTCAACCGCTCCAGACCGGCATCCGCGCCATCGACGCGTTGGTTCCCATCGGAAAGGGACAGCGCGAGCTCATCATCGGCGATCGCTCGACCGGCAAAACCGCGATCGCGATCGACACGATCATCAACCAGCGAGGAGGCAACGTTTTCTGTATCTACGTTGCCATTGGCCAGAAGAACTCGACCGTTTCCGCCCTCTCGCAAATTCTCGAGCAGAAGGGCGCGATGGAGTACACGACCATCGTGACGGTCAGCCCGGCTGATGCTGCCGCACTGCGTTGGATCGCGCCGTTCGCGGGGTGTGCGATGGGCGAAGACCTGATGTATGCCGGCAAGGACGTGCTCGTTATCTACGACGATCTGACGAAGCACGCACAAGCTTATCGCGAGATGTCGCTCTTGCTGCGGCGGCCGCCGGGCCGGGAAGCCTACCCGGGAGACGTGTTCTATCTTCATTCGCGCCTGCTCGAGCGTGCGGCGAAGCTCAGCGACGAGATGGGCGGCGGCTCGATGACGGCCTTGCCGATCATCGAGACGCAAGCCGGCGATTTCTCGGCGTACATTCCCACCAACGTCATCTCGATTACGGACGGTCAGATCTATTTGACGCCGAGCCTATTCTTTCAAGGCATCCGGCCGGCGATCGACGTCGGGCTCTCGGTCTCGCGCGTCGGCGGCGCCGCACAGACGAAGGCAATGAAATCGGTGGCCGGGCAGTTGAAGCTGGAACTCGCGCAGTATCGTGATCTCGCGGCCTTCGCAAAGCTTGCGAGCGACCTCGACAAGTCGACGCAGATGCAGCTGCTCCGCGGCGAGAAGCTTACCGAGCTGCTCAAGCAGCCGCAATATCAACCGATGCCGATGGAGGATCAGGTGATTCTCCTCTACGCCGGCACGAAAGGGTTCGTCAACGACGTCGAAACGAGCCGTCTGCAGAACTGGGCGATCGGGGCGATCCAGTTCGTGCACGAGCGCTACGCTGCCATCCCGACCGACATCGCACAATCCGGCCAGCTCGCGGACGAGACGAAGAAGAGGCTCGACGCGGCACTCGCCGAGTTCAACAAGGCGTTCTGA
- the atpD gene encoding F0F1 ATP synthase subunit beta, whose protein sequence is MATDTGKVVQVLGNVVDVEFTPETLPKIQDALRVRVNPSIGSGTTSSGRPNGAAAPQQNLGGTAMQERELVLEVQDELGNNQVRCLAMGSTDGLVRGAPVANTGGPITVPVGEGTLGRIFNVLGKTIDSDEPVQAAAQWPIHRAAPEFKYQEPTQRVFETGIKVIDLMAPYTRGGKVGLFGGAGVGKTVLIQELIRNIAYVHKGFSVFTGVGERTREGNDLWLEMKESGVLAQTTLVFGQMDEPPGVRFRVAQTGVTMAEYFRDELGADVLLFMDNIFRYMQAGSEVSALMGRMPSAVGYQPTLATDMGAIEERITSTRKGSITSVQAVYVPADDYTDPAVATTFAHLDATTALSRPISELGIYPAVDPLASSSRILDPQIVGEEHYAVARGVQETLQRYRDLQDIIAILGVEELSEEDKVAVARARRIQRFFSQPFFVAEQFTGRSGKYVKLADTVASFKEVLEGKVDHLPEGAFFYVGGIDEAKENAEKMGAAV, encoded by the coding sequence GTGGCTACCGACACCGGAAAAGTCGTGCAAGTGCTCGGCAACGTCGTCGACGTGGAGTTCACGCCGGAGACGCTTCCGAAAATTCAGGACGCGCTGCGCGTTCGCGTAAATCCTTCGATAGGCTCAGGAACGACAAGCTCAGGACGGCCGAATGGAGCCGCCGCGCCCCAGCAGAACCTCGGCGGAACGGCGATGCAGGAACGCGAGCTCGTGCTCGAGGTGCAAGACGAGCTCGGGAACAACCAGGTGCGCTGCCTAGCGATGGGGTCGACCGACGGCCTCGTACGCGGGGCTCCGGTCGCCAATACCGGCGGTCCGATCACGGTGCCGGTCGGGGAAGGCACGCTCGGACGCATCTTCAACGTCTTGGGGAAGACGATAGACTCCGACGAGCCCGTGCAAGCGGCCGCGCAATGGCCGATACACCGTGCCGCTCCCGAGTTCAAGTACCAGGAGCCGACGCAGCGTGTGTTCGAGACCGGGATCAAGGTCATCGACTTGATGGCTCCCTACACGCGCGGTGGGAAAGTCGGCCTGTTCGGCGGCGCCGGCGTCGGCAAGACGGTGTTGATCCAAGAGCTCATTCGCAACATCGCGTACGTGCACAAAGGCTTCTCCGTCTTCACCGGCGTCGGCGAACGGACGCGCGAGGGGAACGATCTCTGGCTCGAGATGAAAGAGTCCGGCGTTCTCGCGCAGACGACGCTCGTCTTCGGTCAAATGGACGAGCCGCCGGGCGTGCGCTTTCGCGTCGCGCAGACCGGCGTGACGATGGCCGAGTACTTCCGCGACGAGCTGGGCGCCGACGTGCTGCTTTTCATGGACAACATCTTCCGGTACATGCAGGCGGGCTCCGAAGTCTCCGCATTGATGGGACGCATGCCGTCGGCCGTAGGATATCAGCCGACGCTCGCAACCGACATGGGCGCCATCGAAGAGCGCATCACGTCGACCCGCAAGGGGTCGATCACCTCGGTGCAGGCGGTCTACGTTCCCGCGGACGATTATACGGATCCCGCGGTCGCCACGACGTTCGCGCATCTCGATGCGACGACGGCGCTCTCGCGTCCGATCTCGGAGCTGGGCATCTACCCTGCCGTCGATCCGCTCGCGTCGAGCTCGCGCATCCTCGATCCGCAGATCGTCGGGGAGGAGCACTACGCGGTCGCGCGCGGCGTTCAGGAGACGCTTCAACGCTATCGCGACCTGCAAGACATCATCGCGATCCTCGGCGTCGAAGAGCTCTCCGAAGAGGACAAAGTCGCCGTCGCGCGCGCGCGACGCATTCAGCGCTTCTTCTCGCAGCCGTTCTTCGTCGCCGAGCAGTTCACGGGGCGCTCGGGCAAGTACGTCAAGCTCGCGGATACGGTCGCTTCGTTCAAAGAAGTCTTGGAGGGCAAGGTCGACCATCTCCCGGAGGGCGCGTTCTTCTACGTCGGCGGCATCGACGAAGCCAAGGAGAACGCCGAGAAAATGGGCGCGGCGGTCTAG
- the atpG gene encoding ATP synthase F1 subunit gamma, with the protein MATVRELRDRIRSLRNTQQITKAMKQVAAAKIRRAEIAQRRARPYAQTLAEMLRDLVAAVSVVDHPFMREGKGGAAPGVILMTADKGLAGAFNSNVIRMAEQYAQGHRGVRFYSVGLKARNAVRRMGQGQHPTWPLGGGKLETAHAVAQNVSADFVAGEIGEIVLVSSTLVSMMSQRPKTRRLVPILKEAFSPTGAARAQKGAVEFLPSPEFVLSLLLPKYLEFTLYSAMLETDAAFFAAQLIAMSNATDNAAKAIDESTIAMNNARQAAITKELLEIVAGAEALAG; encoded by the coding sequence TTGGCGACCGTACGCGAGCTGCGGGACCGGATTCGGTCGCTGCGGAACACGCAGCAGATCACCAAGGCGATGAAGCAGGTCGCTGCAGCGAAGATTCGCCGTGCAGAGATCGCGCAACGCCGCGCACGCCCGTATGCGCAGACGCTCGCGGAGATGCTGCGCGACCTCGTTGCGGCGGTGTCCGTCGTCGATCATCCGTTCATGCGTGAAGGCAAGGGCGGCGCAGCACCCGGGGTCATTTTGATGACGGCCGACAAAGGGCTTGCAGGCGCGTTCAACTCCAACGTGATCCGAATGGCCGAGCAGTACGCGCAAGGGCATCGGGGGGTTCGCTTCTACTCCGTCGGCCTCAAAGCGCGCAACGCCGTGCGACGCATGGGCCAGGGCCAGCACCCGACCTGGCCGCTCGGCGGCGGAAAGCTGGAAACGGCGCACGCCGTCGCGCAGAACGTGAGCGCTGACTTCGTCGCCGGAGAGATCGGCGAGATCGTCCTCGTCTCCTCGACCCTGGTCTCCATGATGTCGCAACGCCCGAAGACGCGGCGGCTCGTGCCGATTTTGAAGGAGGCGTTTTCGCCAACCGGCGCTGCGCGTGCGCAGAAGGGTGCGGTCGAGTTTCTGCCGTCGCCGGAGTTCGTGCTCTCGTTGCTTTTGCCAAAGTATCTCGAGTTCACGCTGTATTCGGCGATGCTCGAAACGGATGCCGCCTTCTTTGCGGCGCAGTTGATTGCCATGAGCAATGCAACCGACAACGCCGCTAAAGCGATCGACGAATCAACGATCGCGATGAACAACGCGCGTCAGGCGGCGATCACCAAAGAACTGCTCGAAATCGTTGCCGGCGCGGAAGCGCTTGCCGGATGA
- the atpE gene encoding ATP synthase F0 subunit C, with translation MTEALIGAAALLAFGIIISGVAFGSAVGDGNVASKAVEAIARQPEARSNIYTFMFLGVGVLEAVPFIAIALAFYILLVVARVPAIVSALVK, from the coding sequence ATGACTGAAGCCCTCATCGGTGCCGCCGCGTTGCTCGCCTTCGGCATCATCATCTCCGGCGTCGCGTTCGGCTCGGCCGTCGGCGACGGAAACGTCGCATCGAAAGCCGTCGAAGCCATCGCGCGGCAACCCGAAGCGCGCTCGAACATCTACACGTTCATGTTCCTGGGCGTCGGCGTGTTGGAAGCGGTGCCGTTCATCGCCATCGCCCTTGCCTTCTACATCCTGCTCGTCGTAGCCAGAGTGCCTGCGATCGTCAGCGCGCTGGTCAAGTAG